The stretch of DNA aataaaattcaagttgATAAATCCACTCGACGTGAtccatcatattttgaaatagtacAGTCTATTCATGATAGCATATCTCCAACAATACAAAGCTTAGTTAAGACACTAAATGAAGGTAAACTTTATCGTACCAGTGTCAAACAGAGATTGCTAGGCTATGATGCTTCATTCCCATCAAAAATACGtcattttatacataatattgttaatatgGAGTCGAATGGACATTGTGGATTTCATGCTATTGCTGCGTTACTTGGAATGAGTGAGTACAACTGGAGGGATATTCGTATGAATCTGATTGGAGAGTTGCATACCTTTCGTGATGAATATATAGAGTTATATGGATCTGCTATACGTGTAGATGAGTTAATGCACGCACTTTCTTGCTTTGAGTGTGTTGCACCTCCTCAACATTGGATGACTTTACCTGACATGGGTCATTTGATTGCTTCAAAATATAATGTTGTGTTGGTTCATTTATCTCGAATGCAGTGTCTTACTTACCTTCCATTGAGATCAGTTGCACCTTCAATTATACAATATAGAATTATTACTATTGGATTTGTggatgattgtcattttgtacaggtattattatttaataatttatttatatgtttctataattatgttaatataaatttgttacTAATAATAtggtattatattttttcaagtaTTTCTTAAATCAGGTTCACCAATTCCTCCTGTTGCACGCAATTGGCATAAATATCGATATGATATTGCACGTGAATAGGAAACACCATATATAACTCGAAttcaagtatttatgtctcttattaacaaaaatgttattACAAAAGATGTTTTTGATTTAACTGATAAATGATGAATTAGCAATGATCAATATGTATGCtttacattatatatttttgatttacctATGAATGACGAATatgtatgttttatattatatgtttgtaaTATTTCTTTATGTTGTTAAAAGTGTGAAAATTGtacaaagttatatttttttcttttattaatttattctgttaatttttgtgtaaatggtattaaaattacataaatcataataaaatttactaataaatattaaaataaaatattatcacaagttatacataattcaaaattatagtttacgaattacaattataaataacaacTACAAGCAACTCGATGTTATAAATAAACTATAAACAAGCTATAGTACGAAGTGAACTATCTTTGCGGAGATGTACAAGATGTGGACGCTTCAATATTATCATCAGAAGGATGCTGAGAGCCTAGAATGCGATTCACCCCAAGACATGTCTCTCTCCATACATCAGCAGATACAGGCTCACTACTTGAAATCGTCTGCTGGATAACATATAATGCTAGTCGATTAagctgaaataaaaataaaaataattatattaatttttttaatttaaataaattaaattcaataataacttaaatataatttaaaaacttactgATTCAGCAAGCAAGAGCATATTTTCTGCACCTCTATCAAAACTGGATCGATGTACAGGATTTTGTATAATCGGATGTGTAATAGTTCCATACCATGTTAAATATTCAGGTGTAAAATGCCAtggaaatttagaatatttaccACGTCTACGTGGTGGTAATAAATGCATATCCCATCGATTTCACATATCATCAACAAATGTATAAATTACCCGATATAAAGCCGTAGCCGGATCCCACTTAGCTTCCACAAGTGATAATGGGGGTGGAGGAATAGTTTGTACATACCCAAATTGTCGCAAAACTCTCTCGGGATGATATGgttctataatatttccacatTTTAGACAACCTgagaaaaatgtaatttctAGAAATGGATGGTGTGCCTGAACCCTCCGATACGGCGTCCAAATCAActgtaaatattatttagtttaaaatttaattttataatatattaattaacttacaaatcatatatatgataaataccTCGTCTGGTGATAAATCATCAAGCTGCTCCCTAATAGATTGTAAAGAATCAGTATCGCGAACAGGTATCCAACGGAGAGCTTGTGGCTGATCTTCACAATATAACAAGTTACATCTAATTCTAGTAAAAGGGAAATGCTCGTACACCCATGCctgtaaatttaatatgaataattatgttaaatatatataaatatatgatataaaattatgaaattaaaataattacctcaagTAAGGTAAGATATCCAGCAATACTCTTCGCCTCTCATCTAGTAGCAATGCCGAGCTGTCGatataaatatgcaagacaCCCAGCTCCCCATGCATAATTACTGATCATACTTAAATCTTCTAATAATGTCAAATATGCTACTGAAACTAATGTCCCACTCTTGTCCACAAATAAAGtacaacctaataaaaataacagataTGCTCTACTAATATGTTCAATCTTTTCATTAGAAACCTCATTTGGTAGATGcgtaaatgttttttttaaccAATCTAATTTTACAAATGCTCATCGATTCTCTCTAATTTGTTGTGATGCTACATCTAATGAAACCCCAAGTAACCTACATAATAAATCACTAGCTTCACTAGGTGTCAGATGATGATGCACAGATACAGATCTTCCTGTTACTGGAATCTTCAAAATAGCAGTAACATCATATAATGTTATACTTAACTCTCCAAATGGCAAATGAAATGTATTAGTCTTAGGTTGCCATCTCTCTGTAAATGCTGAAACTAGAGCATGATTTATATTTCGATAAGTACATTCTAGCAAGGGTGATAAGCTAGAACTCATAACAATATCACGAACACGAGGCTGATTATTCAATGGCCATTCAGGAATTTTGAGGCCATGatttctacattttaatatGCCTCTTTCctgttaaaaaattcaaatacttaattatttaaattataagaaattacaatagctaattatttaaattataaagataaatactaaaaaaacTAATATTACTTACCTCTCCTGCCTATATTGCAaatgcaacatgatttttaaaactttttagaatAGATGTATTAGTAGGTCCGCCAGGTAGTGGTTCAGAAATAACATCTTCGTGGTGAGACTCGTGATGAGAGTAAGATAGTTGAGCAGTTGCTTCCCCTTCATTAGGGTTGGGATGCTCCTCAACTGGTATCACATAATCTGTCACTGGCTCTTCTACTCGTTCTAAAATAGGCGGTTCATTAGAACTCTCaatcctccttcttcttctagttGATGCAGTAGGACGCTCTCGAGAAGAAGAAGGCTGGCGAGAAAAAGGCTGTCAAGATGAGGAAGCATCACATCTTTTACCACGTACCATATctacaaaataacacaaaaataaacaatagcaattaactacaaaataacaaacaaaTATATCACGTatcatatcataaaaataatacaaaaatacaaaatattaaacaaaaaattacgataaaaaaattattaaacatccAGAAAATTTAAGTTTCCCAAACTCCAGGAACGTTAGTGTTGAGTTCGGGAAAGCTGGTGTTTCCCGAACTCTGGAGTTCGGGAAAATCAATTTGTCCCGAAACGTAGAGTTCGGGACATGTATAATATAAGTtaatatgataattattaaaatataaaatatgttagtTGGGAAAATCCATTAttggatttaaaaaattaattaaaaaaatatatatttacttgtattaaaaattaaattattcaactccaatacctaaataaaaaattaagtataaaaaatattaatgagcactatttaattaaaaaattaagttttaataaaaaaattaagtatacaaaaatattaattagcactatataattaaaaatattaattagcatatattagcactatttaattaaaaaattatcactaTTTAATtatcactatttaattaaaaaatttagttttttcaaatatttgtataaaaaataaaataaaaattaagtataaaaaatattaattaggacaatttaattacaaaattaagtttttttaaatatttttataaaaaataatatataaaataaaaaaagaaaaaaataaaaaaaatgaaagttggGCTGCTCCCGAAACCCAGGTTTCGGGAGCGGCCCAACCCTCCGAAACCTAAGTTTCGGAGGCGGGTAGCCGCCTCTGAAAGCTAGGGTTCGGAGGCGACTGCCCCCCtccgaaagccagctttcggaGGGGCAAGGTTCGGAGGGGACCTCGCCCCtccgaaagctggctttcggaGGCGGCTTCACGCCTCCGAAACTCGGTTGTTCGGAGGCGAGAGGCCGCCTCCGAACAGCCCATCCCTCGCCTCTGAATAGCCCATCGAACCCAAAAAAATTGCAGTTGTTCACATTAGATCCAACCCAAAATCACGGATACAacccaaataataaaaaatgtaagtAAAATTTACCTCAAGAGCCCACATTAAAGAGACGCGGCTCTGTAGAGAAGGCGACGACTAGAGTGCGGTGTAGGTAACTGTCAAAGGCAAGTGGAGGTTGAGAACGGCGGTGAGTCGCGGCAGAGAGGTGTATGGGTATAGGAGGGTAAATTTGGAATATAGTTGGTTACAAGGAGTAATAAGTATGGCTtcgaataataattattaaatttattttaattatgactgcgaagagtaaaacgttggttgcaaatagaatttccctttttgTTATTCCGATTATGTTAGCAATTAAATTCAtttcaagaagaagaggaagaagacagtTTGTGTTTGAcagcgagagggagagaaagaaagtgagagagaatgacgaagaggaagatgatgagCGGCGAAGAATCGAAGTGGATGATGGAGATACTCAACGCCGGAGACCAACGCCCCTTCGATGAACTCCTCGCCGACTTCAACTCCAAATTCCCCCCTCGCCTTCTCCTCCGCCGTTTTCACCTCTCATCttctctctccattctcctAGAGGCAAGCCAAGACCCTCCTCCTCCCCCCTCTTCCCCCTCTCTATGCGTGTCTGCCTGTAAAGAAACAAAATTCTCCATATTAGGCAGCTGGTTAGGGTTTCCATATGTGTCtgatttactttttattattattattcttggaAATGGAGAGTTTATTATTGTTAGGGCTTTCTTGCGTTATCCATTGATCTTGTATCAAAGATTAATCATGCCAGTAGTTTCAGCTTTGTATCAATCAATCACTTCACTCTCGAATTAAGCCGATACGTCCATGTGATCATCATCTGGGTGGATGCATGATTTAAATGTGTCCGCGACCATTTTCGTATGAATAAATAAACCCCCgtgtttttcttctttgcttttgttTGGAACTATACTTTTAACGTTAATAGCACCAATGATCGATTGCAGCATTTACAAGCTATCTGCTTTTTGCAGAACAAAAAGACTCTGAAATCTACTCAGCGATTGGTTGCATTTGCCATTCTCCATCACTCTTACTCTGCCCAGCATCCTTCCTCAAACCCATTCATATCTTTTCTCGTTAATGTAAGTATACTTGCTATTACCTCATACTCACTTGCAGTGACTATCCGGTCGACCTGTCAGTTTAAAGCACATATCTCAAGTAATTCGTATGGGCCTGTGTCGCTCTTGAAGTTTTCACGTATTTTCTCGTGCACGCTCTTCTTGTAATTTTATAACTTTACTAATGTTACAACATGCTATACCTTCAAACATTGTTGATTTTCCTCTTTCTATTTGTTGTATGTGGAGagcatccttttttttttcctttcatgcTATCCTTATTTGAAAGCAGTCCCCTTTTCCTGTTTTGCCTTTTAGCAAGATATTTGACATTGGTTACAATTTTGGTTTTCTGTAACAATACTAGTTATTGTTTTGGTTTTCTACTAGATTCATTTGTTCTTACCCTACCTGTCCTTGTTTtcttgtgaattttttttttatcgtcaTCACACTTTCACACTTTCTGTTTTCTTAATtcttcacacacacatacacacacacacatgtcgtattaatttttttatttatattgtggGCCAGATGATTAGGTTGCAATCATCCAGGGCTGCAAACAAGCCAAATTGAGCTGAGCTTTTCTAGGATCTGGCTTGTTCATTAAGAACCTGAATGATATAAATAGTGTGACAGAAAAGTGTAAGTTGTAAAAAACACACATTATTTGGAATGAGCCTCTGAACGAGCCGTGAAGGACTTGTTCACGAGTCCAAACAGGCCGAGCACCTTAAAGCTCAAGCTTGGCTCGTTTATTAAACAAGCTTTAAAATCAAGCTCAAGGTTGTTTATTTAACCAAATGAATGAGCTTGAATGAGCCCTAATCAAGCAGAGCTTTGAGCTGATTGCAAAGATCTGTTCATTTTGCAGCCTCTACCCAGTGAATCATTATTATTTAGATACAGGTAATGTATGCTAGAATGTAAAAAGGGACTGCTCATATTCACTGCCTTAAATTGTGGAAATTGATTGTGTTACAATTGGGAGCACTGTCGGTCCAATATATCACGCAATAAACCAACAATCCAGACCACTCTTACACTCTCTTACCGATTCAAAATATACAACAGAAACAGGAATTAAAGAATTGACAAAGATTAGAGTTTAGAGCAATCAAACCACACAATACATTGAGagtttatcctggttcgaactGGTTAAAACCAGTCCTACATCCAGCAGTaccgagagcaatccactatgAATGAAATCAGATACAAGAGTTCCCACACTTCCTCTCGGACACGAGTACACTATTCTCTCTTGAGATTACAAAGGACTTTTCTTAACACAAAGCCTTTCCTCTCAACACACAGCACTCTACTCGTTTACAACAGAGAAATTTCTGAAGCAATGAATGATACCCTAAGCGCTAACTTGAGCCCTCTATGTATAGACAATAGGGCAGTTACATCAAGGGaattaatatataacaatacctaaaataccctcaACTAACAGTCGCCGTTAAGACACCAAATGGCCACTAACGGCATATCACAAAGGGATCCAACCGGGATCTTTGTATCTCTTCCTTCTAGATCCTTAATACTTAATGCAAAACATCACAGATTGTTTTGTTTGATTATACTTGTATTCAACTATGGCTTCTATCTTTACCATTTGATGAAGGCAGTATGGTGTCATCTTctgattcatatatttattttttttccaaggggttgggggggggggggggggggaattgatTCTCGCCTCAACATTCTTTCTTTTGCAGGCTGCTTGTGATGAAGAAgctgaaaaatatgaaagagcATTTATTCTGCAGCTACTAGGCTCCTCCAACAATGCCAATTTTAAAGAggtccttttttcttctctgtgtttttcttggttgtTATTGTTGCTATTGTTGATTCCTTCTGTGGAATGTTCTTGTTCAGAACTTCTTGTTGCTAGTTCCTTTGGATATGCATCCAATAAGGGTCCATTAGATATGTTATGGATCAAATTCCATTCACTTACAAGTGGTTCATCTCATTGCAATTATGAATGTAATCCGACCTGACTAATACCTAacaatttttatcaattaagatGCTTGCTGTTCtcttctaaattaattaataaattcctATCTTCTTTCAGAGAAAATATACTTGCTGTCAGATAGAGAGCAATAAATATTGTTATATGGGCATGGAATTGTGTTTTAGAATAGGTTTGCCTCCAAATGTTTGGGCTTGCTAAATTCTCAGGATTCACAGTCTACtacattaataattttggcTTCATTATATATGGCATGTCTGGCATTTTGTgtcttttttaaatatttttgttgctgGTGGTAGGTTAGGTTAATTTActtcattaaaaattttttgAGTGCATCATATATGGCATGTCTGgcattttgtgtttttttcacaTATATTTGTTACTAGTGGTAGCTTAGGTGAATTTTCTAGTGCACTGTTTGTCTGGGGAGCCCTCTTCCTTAGCTGCACATTTTTATCTGTCTTCTGTCAACCCTTTTTATGTCGATCCCCACTCAacggaccaaaaaaaaaaaaaaaaatggtggtTTGCTTCTTTACTGTGAACAATTTGTTAGGGCTTTTTTCATCCTTTTTTGCAGGTTCTCAAATTGTCAGCTGCAGACTACATCAAAGTCTTTGATCCTTCATCAATTGTGAGTTGAATATGCATGAGTAAATATCCTGTTTGCCTGCTAGAAATTATACCTTTGATGTATGAGGCAGCATCATGCTTATGATACTTACAACCCACAGTTTcagaattttgattttgttttttttattctttatgcATGCTTTCTATGTTGATACTTGATTATTTAATTCCCTCATTTTCAGGCTTTCCTGCAACATGAACAGTTAAAGCTTCAGTATTGTTTCAAAGTTAATGTGGACCCATTTAAGCACTTAATCAAACAGAATTATGTGAAAAACGTTGTACCTGACCCTGATATGCCTCAAGGTTGTGATGAAAATTCACCAGAGTATGACCCTTACCTGTGAGATGCAAATTCTTAAgggttctttccccttttcctGTATATGTTAGCTATTAGTTGATAACTCTAATTGAGCAGtcaatattattatcatttcacTTTTATCTCTTTACCATTGTTTTAATGCATGTAGAGCTTGGATCGCATTTCAGGTTTGAACTGCAGCCTGGAGTTAAACCAAAAATTGGATCTGGAGACAGAGATGAGATGGTAACTGGGTTGCTGCAGAATTTATCTCTGGAAGGAGTAGGTCCTCAGTGGATTAGACCTCTTCCACCAAGGCTCCCAGTATTGGATGGAGAGGTAAGATATGTATTAATGGATTTCATGAGAAATTaggattattaaattttaatatttgattttatcatttaggttttatttgaatttttgaaattagattttagatttttattgcatttattttaataattgttatttGGATAGTTATCTTTTATTTTAGGATGTAATAAGAAAGAATGCTTTTGATTGATATTGAATTATATTTGATGATTTCCTCTCTGTgatctctcccccccccccccccccccccccccccccctcttctcCTTCAGTAATTCTCTATTTTCTAGCTATTCTGCATCAAATTGGTACAAGAGCAAACTCTGATTTGTAGCTTCCATTAATTTCAACAATCACCTTAACCACCATCAAACTACACAGCAGCCATCACAGAAAACATTCAGCACCAACCATTCATTTGTCAGGAAATTTTCAGCAACAATCATCAATGAACAACATGCAGTTGCTTGTCATCgtgaactaaaaaaaaaagaaaaagacatgTGGAACCTGAGTTGGTATCAGAATCCTATCATCGCCAAAGCCATTGTCATCCTTGAATCAGAAGAATATGCATGTTggagtataaaaaaaataggattatTGACCATCTTCTCCATTGAAGACATTAGAACCACCGCATGAAGTCCACCACGACAATAGAAGCCATCAATGCATATCAAAATCGTTAGAGCCACCATTGAGGCCATTGATGGATCGCCTCACCTCCCAGATTCCTAGCAGGCATGTCAGAACCCTATCAGACGACTTAAATTTCGCTTTACTTATTTAGTGTtaaaatcttctttttcatGTGCCATTTTCACCTTTTTAGCCAATTTTTGTAGACCTATTTTCACTCATTAACCTACTTGTCTTATTGCAATTTATATTTCCAACCCTGTCAACCACATTCACCCCAATTATCACATATACTCCATTCCCACATACACAACCATTATCCATGCCATCCACACATTGTCCTGATTTTAGATTTGAGTTTCCTTAGTGATTGATATGTTTAGCTCTGGTTTGAATAGttattccccccccccaaaaaaaaaaaaaaaaaaaagagaaagagagatagaaaaagaaaaagaaaaagaaaaagaaaaagaaaaagaaaaagagaaaagagaaaaaaggccaaaaaaaaaaaaaaaaaaatgttgaatcTAGCTTACCTGCTAGTGCTGTGGATTCTAACATGTCAGTCCCTTTTTCCTAACTAGTAGGCAAGATATTGGAATGTCTTCGGAGCGCAGGAACCCAATTAGTAGAATTGGCCCCTAGGATTGAGAAACTTTTTGAGAAGAATGGATCCTCTAGAAACCATTATAGGAAGCGTAGAGATAATTGTCCTCCTAAGAGCCATGCATCTTTTgcaaacaataaataaatgctaGGTCCTATTTTGCCTAGTATACCACCTATAAATATGTGGAATCTTGAGTCACAATCACAGTACTATAACCATAGGGGTTTTGGTCACTTGATTGCTAGTTGTCTAATTTTGATTTCCATTTATGGAGAATAATAAAAGACTAAATAAAGAACACCAGAAATAACAAAACCATGGATGCAATATTGATGCATTGGGTGAGGTAGAGGAAGATTGTGATTTCAAAATTAACCAAAAGAATAGGAATTTCAGATCATTAATCAAAACAGTTTGAGTATGTTGTAATAAAAGAATTTGTTATAGCAGCCCCGGAAGTTCCTAAGGATGCTCAGATAGTGGTTACTGAAAGAAGGCTGTCAGGTAGTTGAAGAATCTCATGATGTTTTTGATGATGAACGCCATGATTAGGTGTACCAATACAAGGGTTTAAGCTATtttctaaaacataaaaaatagtagTGGAAACAATAACGAaaacaccttgcaagactcgtttCCAATGTCTATATGCATATCAAAACCAAACtatgccatagggggtttagtagGTATACCTTATAACACTTGAAGGTTGATGTAGAGATTGAAATCCTCCTGGTGGCACAACTCCTTGCTCCAAACAGCTCCCGAACAATCCTTTCAGTTAGACTAAACTGTCCCCTGAAACTACGAGGGGCCTATCGAgtccatagttctgaaaggcgcgaggcgcaaaaggtcctggagcctgaggcgcgaggcaCACGAGACGAGGCGCGCCTTTgtgaagcgaggcgcaccttttaggaaaaaaactcaaaatcttgtaaaatcataaacaactatcaaattatcaataataacacattcatatcattcatgattcattatcttcaaattctataaactaacaacatcaaagttaattcatttatcatgcaaattctaaactagaaacatcatcaaagttcaaacttaaagtctcaacacattaacttctgggtctttaagaaaaacattaagtggacccttttgtgttggccctttaacactaccagtaccgcttccacttccggtagatacattgggtctttttctactttgaggcagcggctcatcatcatcatcatcatacccttcaccaaattgaagatCATCATCTAACGATGCTATATTTCGctcatccctgttatttttcttcttttgcatgtactctccaatcttttcttttactgatggaggacattttggacaagctttagtattcctaaaaccGCCCACTACATGTTGTTTCGCCCGAAATATACCACCTTTTGTTACTTTAtgacaaaatttacatgtggtggtatttctatcattaggatcagcttcaaaataattccatgccgggtccgttttggaagtggttgacgacatttattgggctgttgcaacacagttccaatttccacaaaattctcctaatgatagaaataaactataaagacttaaagcaaatttcagcaaccagctgccaacaaaataaattaggcaaaaatgcaagaaataaacaaataaaatacaagtaaagaacttacaatatgaaattatgaatatagGAGAAGACGTGGGCAGCCTTAGGCCCTTAGCAGCTTCAATTTGAAGAGCTTAAGAGCAGATGAGAAGAGAggcgaggaagagaggagaagaccgTGGGCAGACTCGGCAtaggagaatagaagaagagggCGCGGCTGGAGACtggagaggaggcaggcgctgTTGGAGAgtggagaggaaaggaagaggaagatcaagGGGTCGCGGCTAGAGAGGAGAGGAAGCtggagaggaggcaggcgcggctggggctagagaggaagaggaagatcgagcAAGCaacgagctggagaggagaggaagagaggaggcaggtgcggctggggctagagaggaagaggaagatcgggcgagctggagaggaagagaggagggggtcgcagctggagaggagaggaagaagaagatcgggcgagggtgagctggagagaagaggaagagaggaggcaggcgcggctggggctagagaggaagattgggcgagcgagcagcgagctggagaggaagagaggagggggtcgcagctggagaggagaggaagaagaagatcgggcgagggcgagctggagagaagaggaagagaggaggcaggcgcggctggggctagagaggaagCGGAAGATCGGGCGAGTGAGCAGCGAGCTAGAGAGGAGATGCAAGCGCGACAGATGCTATAGTCGGGAGGAGTGAGGAGCaagcagcgagctggagaggagaggcaagcgTGGCTGGATGCAGTcgggaggagaggcaagcgcgaTTGGCTGCAAGATTTAGTAGAAGACCtcagtttcatgaggcgcgcctcatgccccagcgcctaggcgcgcaaggcgagggcctcgccaaaaccgcctcgccttggcccaggcgaggcgccaaactggcgccttaaggcaCCTCGCGCCTAGGCAcgcctttgataactatgaTCGAGTCCACGCACCAGCGAGATGGTGAATCCCAACACTCTCTCTTTGTGCTAGACAGAGAGAGTAAGGGAGATTAAGGACAAAATAGAATGGGTTCGAAATGAAGAAGCCCAAGAATCGAAATAGTCTCACTGTTTTGCTTGGATTGCTACTATAGCAATGGTGGAACAAGGAGCTAAGGAAGAGAAGAGCAAGGGGTGAGTGTTTTGCTCTGTAATGCAGAGAAGAAATGAGCCAAAAACGAGAGAGTTCAATGCAACAGTTGCAATCTCCACACACTCTTTAATCTCTCTCCCTTTGGTTTATATATCAAACACCCAAAA from Diospyros lotus cultivar Yz01 chromosome 6, ASM1463336v1, whole genome shotgun sequence encodes:
- the LOC127803607 gene encoding uncharacterized protein LOC127803607 isoform X1, with the protein product MTKRKMMSGEESKWMMEILNAGDQRPFDELLADFNSKFPPRLLLRRFHLSSSLSILLENKKTLKSTQRLVAFAILHHSYSAQHPSSNPFISFLVNAACDEEAEKYERAFILQLLGSSNNANFKEVLKLSAADYIKVFDPSSIAFLQHEQLKLQYCFKVNVDPFKHLIKQNYVKNVVPDPDMPQGCDENSPEYDPYLFELQPGVKPKIGSGDRDEMVTGLLQNLSLEGVGPQWIRPLPPRLPVLDGELVWLNPENNHEFLWDHGMCADTSRGAAVRDLIAKALKGALAPAQHEQVLVELTNDPKLVYHCGLTPRKLPELVENNPLIAVEVLIKLMNSPEISEYFIVLVNMDMSLHSMEVVNRLTTAVELPTEFVHMYITNCISSCENIKDKYMQNRLVRLVCVFLQSLIRNKIINVQDLFIEVQAFCIEFSRIREAAGLFRLLKTME
- the LOC127803607 gene encoding uncharacterized protein LOC127803607 isoform X2 yields the protein MTKRKMMSGEESKWMMEILNAGDQRPFDELLADFNSKFPPRLLLRRFHLSSSLSILLENKKTLKSTQRLVAFAILHHSYSAQHPSSNPFISFLVNAACDEEAEKYERAFILQLLGSSNNANFKEVLKLSAADYIKVFDPSSIAFLQHEQLKLQYCFKVNVDPFKHLIKQNYVKNVVPDPDMPQGCDENSPEFELQPGVKPKIGSGDRDEMVTGLLQNLSLEGVGPQWIRPLPPRLPVLDGELVWLNPENNHEFLWDHGMCADTSRGAAVRDLIAKALKGALAPAQHEQVLVELTNDPKLVYHCGLTPRKLPELVENNPLIAVEVLIKLMNSPEISEYFIVLVNMDMSLHSMEVVNRLTTAVELPTEFVHMYITNCISSCENIKDKYMQNRLVRLVCVFLQSLIRNKIINVQDLFIEVQAFCIEFSRIREAAGLFRLLKTME
- the LOC127803607 gene encoding uncharacterized protein LOC127803607 isoform X3, producing MTKRKMMSGEESKWMMEILNAGDQRPFDELLADFNSKFPPRLLLRRFHLSSSLSILLENKKTLKSTQRLVAFAILHHSYSAQHPSSNPFISFLVNAACDEEAEKYERAFILQLLGSSNNANFKEVLKLSAADYIKVFDPSSIAFLQHEQLKLQYCFKVNVDPFKHLIKQNYVKNVVPDPDMPQGCDENSPEYDPYLFELQPGVKPKIGSGDRDEMVTGLLQNLSLEGVGPQWIRPLPPRLPVLDGELVWLNPENNHEFLWDHGMCADTSRGAAVRDLIAKALKGALAPAQHEQVLVELTNDPKLVYHCGLTPRKLPELVENNPLIAVEVLIKLMNSPEISEYFIVLVNMDMSLHSMEVVNRLTTAVELPTEFVHMYITNCISSCENIKVLARGRV